A genomic segment from Osmerus mordax isolate fOsmMor3 chromosome 5, fOsmMor3.pri, whole genome shotgun sequence encodes:
- the LOC136943053 gene encoding polyribonucleotide nucleotidyltransferase 1, mitochondrial yields MRYLLRLGPSLARLNVRLCHQSVWSSHGTIRKVGVDLGEKKLEISTGKFARFADGSAVVQLGDTSVMVTAVSKTKPSPSQFMPLVVDYRQKAAAAGRIPTNHLRRELGTTENEILTSRLIDRSIRPLFPAGYFYDTQVVCNLLAVDGVNDPDILAINGASAALALSDIPWNGPIGAVRVGLVEGEFLVNPTRKQMSSSTLNLIVAGGPLSQVVMIEASGENVLQQDFCHGVKIGVKHTQQIILAIQQLVREQKVTKRTPPKMFSAPPEMVELARQLAYEKIRAVFTDAEYDKIARDEAINKVRLETEEQIKEKFPQADNFEVMESFNTVSKDAFRNLVLNEYKRCDGRDLTSLRNISCEVDIFKPLHGSALFQRGQTQVLCGVTFDSLESSVKTDIITTALSGIKDKNFMLHYEFPPYATNEIGKMSGMNRRELGHGALAEKALRPVIPKDFPFTIRVTSEVLESNGSSSMASACGGSLALMDAGVPISSAVAGVAIGLISKHNPEKPAEIQDYRILTDILGIEDYLGDMDFKLAGTSKGITALQADVKIPGLPLKVVMEAIQQGTVAKKEILAIMNRAIAKPRDTRKSNGPVIENVRVPVSRRARFVGPGGYNLRRLQAQTGVTISQVDEETFSVFAPTPGAMSEAQEFITEICKDDQEQQLEFGAVYTATITEIRDIGVMVKLYPNMSAVLLHNSQLDHKRIKHPSALGLDVGQQIQVKYFGRDPTDGRMRLSRKVLQSPAATIVKTLSEKQSISMGTESDEAANPSS; encoded by the exons ATGAGATATTTACTTAGACTTGGACCTTCGTTAGCCCGTCTAAATGTACGGTTATGTCACCAAAGTGTGTGGAGCAGTCACGGAACGATACGAAAAGTGGGAGTGGATTTGGGGGAGAA GAAACTTGAGATCTCCACTGGTAAATTTGCCAGATTTGCAGATGGGTCTGCAGTGGTTCAG CTTGGAGACACTTCTGTGATGGTGACAGCCGTCAGCAAAACCAAACCGTCCCCTTCCCAGTTCATGCCTCTTGTT gtggaCTACAGACAGAAAGCAGCTGCTGCTGGTAGAATCCCCACTAACCATCTAAGACGCGAGTTGGGCACCACTGAAAATGAGATTCTGACCAGTAGGCTTATTG ACAGATCAATAAGACCCCTTTTTCCTGCTGGGTATTTCTACGATACTCAG GTGGTGTGTAACCTGTTGGCTGTGGATGGTGTCAATGATCCAGACATATTAGCTATTAATGGAG CCTCTGCTGCTCTGGCCCTGTCTGATATTCCTTGGAATGGACCCATTG GTGCGGTGCGTGTTGGCCTGGTGGAAGGAGAGTTCTTGGTCAACCCTACACGGAAGCAGATGTCCTCCAGCACCCTGAACCTTATTGTGGCAGGAGGACCCCTCAGCCAAGTGG TTATGATCGAGGCGTCGGGTGAAAACGTGTTGCAGCAGGATTTCTGTCACGGGGTCAAGATTGGGGTCAAGCACACCCAGCAGATCATCCTGGCCATCCAGCAACTGGTACGAGAGCAGAAAGTGACCAAGCGCACCCCTCCCAAGATGTTCTCCGCTCCCCCAGAGATGGTGGAGCTTGCACGACA ATTAGCTTATGAAAAGATACGTGCTGTTTTCACAGATGCTGAATATGATAAG ATTGCTAGAGATGAAGCCATCAACAAAGTCCGTCTAGAAACAGAGGAGCAGATTAAAG AGAAGTTTCCTCAGGCAGATAACTTTGAAGTCATGGAGTCCTTCAACACGGTCTCCAAGGATGCGTTCCGTAACCTGGTGTTGAATGAGTACAAGAG GTGTGATGGTAGAGACCTGACTTCATTGAGGAACATCTCCTGTGAGGTGGATATCTTCAAGCCTCTCCACGGATCAGCATTGTTCCAGAGAGGACAAACACAG GTGCTGTGCGGTGTGACATTTGACTCGCTTGAATCCAGTGTTAAAACTGATATAATCACTACAGCTTTAAG TGGAATCAAAGACAAAAACTTCATGCTCCATTATGAG TTCCCTCCATATGCAACCAATGAGATTGGAAAGATGAGTGGAATGAACAGGAGAGAGCTGGGTCATG GGGCTCTGGCAGAGAAGGCCCTTAGACCGGTCATCCCTAAAGACTTCCCCTTCACCATCAGAGTCACCTCAGAAGTACTGGAGTCCAATG GATCCTCATCTATGGCATCTGCCTGTGGAGGCAGTCTGGCCCTCATGGATGCAG GCGTGCCTATCTCGTCAGCCGTGGCGGGTGTAGCTATAGGGCTCATCTCCAAACATAACCCTGAGAAGCCTGCAGAGATCCAGGACTATAGAATATTAACAGACATTCTG GGAATAGAAGATTACCTAGGAGACATGGACTTCAAGTTGGCAGGAACGAGCAAGGGCATCACTGCCTTACAG GCTGATGTGAAAATCCCAGGCTTACCTCTGAAAGTGGTTATGGAAGCTATTCAGCAAGGAACAG TGGCCAAGAAAGAGATTTTAGCCATCATGAACCGTGCCATTGCCAAACCAAGGGATACCAGGAAGAGTAATGGCCCTGTTATAG AGAATGTCCGGGTTCCTGTTTCAAGAAGAGCCCGTTTTGTTGGACCAGGGGGCTATAACCTCCGCAGGTTACAAGCCCAGACag GTGTGACGATAAGCCAGGTGGATGAGGAGACCTTCTCTGTGTTTGCCCCGACGCCGGGGGCCATGAGCGAAGCCCAGGAGTTcatcacagaaatctgcaaggATGAC CAAGAGCAACAGCTGGAGTTTGGAGCTGTTTACACTGCGACTATCACAGAGATAAG ggaCATTGGTGTGATGGTCAAGCTGTACCCCAACATGAGTGCTGTCCTGCTCCATAACTCCCAGCTGGACCACAAACGG ATAAAACATCCGAGTGCTCTAGGGTTAGATGTTGGCCAGCAGATACAG GTAAAATACTTTGGACGAGACCCAACAGACGGACGAATGAGGCTTTCACGGAAGGTGTTGCAGTCCCCCGCGGCAACCATTGTTAAGACGCTGAGTGAGAAACAAAGCATCTCcatgggaacagagagtgacGAAGCTGCCAACCCCTCCTCGTGA